A stretch of the Teredinibacter haidensis genome encodes the following:
- the def gene encoding peptide deformylase produces MALLPILEFPDPRLRNVAKPVEQVDDRIRQIVDDMFETMYEAPGIGLAATQVNVHEQIIVIDTSEDKDEPLVFINPKIEILDETLFDYEEGCLSVPGFYEEVTRPQHVRVTALNREGNSFTLEPEGLLAVCIQHEVDHLKGKLFVDYVSNIKRQRIRKKLEKQHRADA; encoded by the coding sequence ATGGCCTTGTTACCTATTTTGGAATTTCCCGATCCCCGTCTGCGAAATGTCGCTAAGCCCGTCGAGCAGGTGGATGACCGTATTCGTCAAATCGTCGACGATATGTTTGAAACCATGTATGAAGCACCCGGTATTGGTCTGGCCGCTACCCAGGTGAATGTGCATGAACAGATTATTGTGATCGATACCAGCGAGGATAAAGACGAACCTTTGGTTTTTATTAATCCTAAGATCGAAATACTGGATGAAACCCTGTTCGATTACGAAGAGGGTTGCCTGTCTGTTCCCGGCTTTTATGAAGAAGTCACACGCCCGCAGCATGTGCGCGTAACCGCACTGAATCGGGAAGGCAACAGCTTTACCCTTGAGCCGGAAGGCCTACTGGCCGTGTGTATTCAACACGAAGTCGACCACTTGAAAGGCAAATTGTTTGTGGACTACGTGTCCAACATCAAACGCCAACGCATTCGCAAAAAGCTGGAAAAACAGCATCGCGCCGACGCGTGA
- a CDS encoding TrkH family potassium uptake protein, with protein MHYAIIAKVLGILLMLFSLTLMPPVFISLWYGDGAYDSFILAFAITFCTGLVAWLPVYNIRQDLSTRDGFLITSLFWTVLALFGSLPLMLADATQMSVVDAVFESLSGLTTTGATVLTGLDQLPRSILYYRQQLQWLGGIGIIVIAVAILPMLGIGGMQLYRAETPGPVKDSKLTPRITETAKALFLIYLSLTVACAAAYWAAGMPPFEAISHSFSTVAIGGFSTHDQSIGYYDSGPVMLVCTFFMILSGVNFALHFFAWQSKGLLHYLRDPEFRFYAAMLMLGIAITTGYLISSHTYDVQTSLLYGLFELVSILTTTGFAVADFSIWPTFLPYLIFLFAFMGGCAGSTGGGIKMIRVLLIIRQGVREIYRLIHPNAIIPIKVGKTTVSDRVVEAVWGFFAVYVIAYLVMFIMLLGTGLDFTTAFTAVGACLNNLGPGLGEVAAHYGDINSSAKWILCFAMLLGRLEVFTLLVLFTPMFWRR; from the coding sequence ATGCATTACGCTATCATCGCCAAAGTTTTGGGCATACTGCTGATGCTGTTCAGCCTAACCCTGATGCCGCCGGTCTTTATCTCCCTCTGGTATGGGGACGGCGCCTACGACAGCTTTATTCTCGCCTTTGCTATCACCTTTTGTACCGGCCTTGTCGCCTGGTTGCCGGTCTATAATATTCGCCAGGATCTCAGCACCCGCGATGGCTTTTTAATCACCTCCCTCTTCTGGACGGTGCTCGCACTGTTCGGCTCGCTGCCATTAATGCTCGCCGATGCAACTCAAATGAGTGTTGTCGATGCGGTCTTCGAATCCCTTTCCGGCCTCACCACCACCGGGGCCACGGTGTTAACCGGGCTGGATCAGCTACCGCGCTCGATCCTGTACTACCGCCAGCAACTCCAATGGCTCGGCGGTATCGGTATTATTGTTATCGCCGTGGCTATTCTGCCAATGCTCGGCATCGGCGGCATGCAGCTTTACCGCGCCGAAACCCCCGGCCCGGTAAAGGACAGTAAGCTAACACCTCGCATAACCGAAACGGCCAAGGCTTTGTTTCTGATCTACTTAAGCCTAACCGTTGCCTGTGCTGCCGCCTACTGGGCTGCTGGCATGCCGCCGTTTGAGGCTATCAGCCACTCCTTTTCCACCGTCGCCATCGGCGGCTTTTCCACCCACGACCAAAGCATTGGCTATTACGACAGCGGGCCGGTAATGCTGGTGTGTACGTTCTTTATGATTCTCTCGGGCGTCAACTTTGCGTTACACTTTTTTGCCTGGCAAAGTAAAGGCTTACTGCACTATTTACGCGACCCGGAATTTCGCTTTTATGCCGCCATGTTGATGCTCGGTATTGCGATAACGACAGGCTATCTGATTTCCAGCCATACCTACGACGTTCAAACCAGCCTTCTCTACGGCCTGTTCGAACTGGTATCCATTCTGACCACTACAGGTTTCGCTGTCGCCGACTTCTCCATCTGGCCAACTTTTCTTCCCTACCTGATTTTTCTGTTTGCCTTTATGGGTGGCTGCGCGGGCTCAACTGGTGGTGGTATCAAAATGATTCGTGTGCTGCTGATTATTCGTCAGGGCGTTCGCGAAATTTACCGCCTGATTCACCCCAACGCAATTATCCCCATCAAGGTGGGTAAAACGACCGTGTCCGACCGTGTGGTAGAGGCTGTTTGGGGGTTCTTTGCGGTTTACGTTATCGCCTATCTGGTGATGTTTATCATGCTGCTGGGCACCGGCCTGGATTTCACCACCGCCTTCACTGCCGTAGGTGCCTGTCTCAACAATCTTGGCCCTGGGCTAGGCGAAGTCGCTGCACATTATGGCGATATCAACTCTTCGGCAAAATGGATTCTGTGTTTTGCTATGCTGCTGGGGCGATTGGAGGTGTTTACGTTATTGGTTTTGTTTACCCCAATGTTCTGGCGACGGTAG
- the glyS gene encoding glycine--tRNA ligase subunit beta, which produces MAHQFLVELGTEELPPTALKHLSKAFVQGVEAGLKAKKLSFDSVKPYATPRRLAMLVEGLAESTPTETIKVWGPPAKIAFDADGNPTKAAEAFANKNAIALSELKSENDGKIDKLVFSKTAGGEAAEDLLADIVATSLANLPINKRMRWGASRTEFVRPVHWLVMMLDNRAMEGEILGLKAGNKTRGHRFHYNQEIELLNAADYAATLANTGKVVADFSIRQAEIVKQVNAAAQTLGGTAVIDADLLDEVTALVEFPVALAGKFEESFLSIPSEALVSSMKEHQKYFHLVDNDGQLLPNFITLSNIVSEDPAQVIDGNERVIRPRLADAAFFFDTDKKTTLVAQRERLKTVVFQAKLGTIFDKTERISRLSKLIAEKIGESGTLASRAAELCKSDLVSNMVYEFPDMQGIAGYHYAQNDGEDAEVAQAINEQYMPKFAGDELPATATGSIIALADRLDTITGIFGIGQKPTGSKDPFALRRSSLGALRILVEKEYDLDLRELISAAAENFNELSNTNVVDDVITYMIERFRAWYEEANISAEVFQAVSAKGLSTPLDINNRVYAVAEFSKLAEAQALAAANKRVSNILAKMDHKPAETVDHSLLSETAEKALAEKLAQLEAKVKPLLDLANYTDALKLLAALRQPVDTFFDDVMVMTDDDKVRENRLALLQKLRQLFLEVADISLLAVK; this is translated from the coding sequence ATGGCACACCAATTTTTAGTTGAACTGGGTACAGAAGAGCTGCCACCAACAGCGTTAAAACATTTGTCCAAGGCGTTTGTTCAGGGCGTTGAAGCGGGCTTGAAGGCCAAAAAATTATCTTTCGATTCCGTTAAGCCCTACGCCACACCTCGCCGTTTGGCCATGTTGGTGGAAGGTCTGGCAGAAAGCACTCCAACCGAAACGATCAAAGTCTGGGGGCCGCCCGCCAAAATCGCTTTCGATGCCGATGGAAACCCCACCAAAGCCGCAGAAGCCTTTGCCAATAAAAACGCTATTGCCCTTTCCGAGCTAAAGAGCGAAAACGACGGCAAGATCGACAAACTGGTTTTTAGTAAAACCGCCGGTGGTGAAGCTGCCGAAGATTTACTTGCCGATATTGTCGCCACCTCATTAGCTAACCTGCCCATCAACAAGCGCATGCGCTGGGGTGCCAGCCGTACCGAATTTGTACGTCCGGTTCACTGGTTGGTAATGATGCTGGATAACCGGGCGATGGAGGGCGAAATCCTCGGTCTGAAAGCAGGCAACAAAACCCGGGGCCACCGCTTTCACTACAACCAGGAAATCGAACTTTTAAACGCCGCCGATTACGCTGCAACTCTGGCGAATACCGGAAAGGTCGTTGCCGATTTCAGTATCCGCCAGGCAGAGATCGTCAAGCAGGTTAACGCAGCCGCTCAGACACTGGGCGGCACCGCCGTTATCGATGCCGATCTTCTCGACGAAGTTACCGCACTGGTTGAATTCCCCGTGGCACTGGCCGGAAAGTTTGAAGAGAGCTTCTTGTCGATTCCCTCCGAGGCACTGGTATCTTCTATGAAAGAACACCAGAAGTATTTCCACCTCGTCGATAACGACGGACAGTTGCTGCCCAACTTTATTACGCTGTCCAATATCGTCAGTGAAGATCCCGCACAGGTTATCGACGGTAATGAGCGCGTTATTCGCCCCCGCCTTGCCGATGCCGCTTTCTTTTTTGATACCGACAAGAAAACCACATTGGTGGCTCAACGCGAGCGCTTAAAAACCGTGGTGTTCCAAGCCAAGCTGGGCACCATTTTTGATAAAACCGAGCGTATATCCAGGCTCTCCAAATTGATCGCTGAAAAAATTGGCGAAAGCGGCACCCTTGCCTCGCGCGCAGCCGAGCTGTGCAAATCCGATTTGGTCAGTAATATGGTTTATGAATTCCCGGATATGCAGGGTATTGCCGGTTACCATTACGCCCAGAACGATGGTGAAGATGCCGAAGTCGCACAGGCTATTAACGAACAATATATGCCCAAGTTTGCCGGTGATGAGTTACCCGCTACGGCAACAGGTTCAATTATCGCGCTTGCCGACAGGCTGGATACGATTACGGGTATATTCGGTATTGGCCAAAAACCTACCGGCTCAAAGGACCCCTTTGCCCTACGCCGTTCATCGCTAGGTGCGCTTCGTATTTTGGTCGAAAAAGAATACGACCTGGATTTGCGTGAACTCATTTCTGCCGCTGCGGAGAACTTTAACGAGCTCAGTAATACCAATGTTGTGGACGATGTTATCACCTATATGATCGAACGTTTCCGAGCTTGGTATGAGGAAGCCAATATCTCTGCCGAGGTTTTTCAGGCGGTAAGCGCCAAAGGTCTGTCTACACCGCTGGATATTAACAACCGCGTTTATGCCGTTGCGGAATTCAGCAAACTAGCAGAAGCCCAAGCACTGGCCGCCGCCAACAAACGCGTGTCTAACATCCTGGCAAAAATGGATCACAAGCCCGCTGAAACTGTAGACCATTCACTGCTAAGCGAAACGGCAGAAAAAGCACTGGCAGAAAAGTTGGCGCAACTAGAAGCGAAAGTTAAGCCCCTCCTCGATCTTGCCAACTATACCGATGCACTAAAACTGCTGGCGGCGTTGCGCCAGCCCGTCGATACTTTTTTTGATGACGTTATGGTTATGACCGATGACGACAAAGTACGGGAAAATCGTTTGGCGCTATTACAAAAGCTTCGGCAACTGTTTTTAGAGGTAGCGGATATTTCTTTGCTCGCAGTTAAGTAA
- the glyQ gene encoding glycine--tRNA ligase subunit alpha, producing the protein MSNPDVSTFQGLILALQQYWAEQGCVVLQPLDMEVGAGTFHPATFLRAIGPETWNSAYVQPCRRPTDGRYGENPNRLQHYYQFQVVLKPSPDNIQELYLGSLEKLGIDTKVHDIRFVEDNWESPTLGAWGLGWEVWLNGMEVTQFTYFQQVGGLECYPVTGEITYGIERIAMYLQNKNSIYDLVWTISPDGTEVTYGDVFHQNEVEMSHYNFQHANVEFLFHTFDVCEAESTKLIEAGLPLPAYEMVMKASHAFNLLDARQAISVTERQRFILRVRSLARNVAQAYFDARVKLGFPLAPEGLREEVMNRVKAEAGE; encoded by the coding sequence GTGTCTAATCCCGATGTTTCAACTTTTCAGGGCCTTATCCTGGCGCTGCAACAATACTGGGCTGAACAGGGCTGTGTAGTCTTGCAACCACTCGATATGGAAGTGGGCGCCGGTACTTTTCACCCCGCAACCTTTTTGCGTGCGATCGGCCCGGAAACCTGGAACAGCGCCTATGTACAGCCCTGTCGCCGCCCCACCGATGGCCGCTACGGCGAAAACCCCAACCGTTTACAGCACTACTACCAATTTCAGGTAGTGCTTAAACCTTCACCGGACAATATTCAGGAACTGTACCTGGGTTCGCTGGAAAAGCTGGGAATAGACACGAAAGTACATGATATCCGTTTTGTGGAAGATAACTGGGAATCGCCTACCCTCGGCGCCTGGGGCCTGGGCTGGGAAGTGTGGCTAAACGGCATGGAAGTCACGCAGTTTACTTACTTCCAGCAGGTCGGCGGGCTCGAATGCTACCCCGTGACCGGCGAAATCACCTACGGTATTGAACGTATCGCCATGTACCTGCAAAACAAGAACTCCATCTACGATCTAGTCTGGACCATCAGCCCCGATGGTACCGAGGTAACTTACGGCGATGTGTTCCATCAAAACGAAGTGGAAATGTCCCACTACAACTTTCAGCACGCCAATGTGGAATTCCTATTCCACACTTTCGATGTGTGCGAAGCGGAATCCACCAAGTTGATTGAAGCGGGCCTACCGCTACCCGCTTATGAAATGGTTATGAAAGCCTCCCACGCCTTCAACCTATTGGACGCACGCCAAGCCATTTCGGTGACCGAGCGCCAACGCTTTATTCTGCGTGTCCGCTCCCTGGCCCGAAATGTGGCCCAGGCCTATTTCGATGCCCGCGTGAAACTGGGCTTCCCTCTGGCACCCGAAGGACTTCGGGAAGAAGTGATGAATCGTGTTAAAGCCGAGGCGGGAGAATAA
- a CDS encoding HAD-IIA family hydrolase — protein MSYPYGFLLDMDGVVYRGSTPIPGAVEVINRMITNHIPVLFLTNNSQKTRRDIAYKLNKMGIKATEKHIFTCAMSTARFLATQKPNGTAFVIGEGGLSLALHASGFSIVDENPDYVVVGEGRLLNFETLEKATRFVANGARLVATNLDASCPTEDGIRPGCGAITAMIEKATGRQAFYLGKPSGIMMRLARKELGLRTEDVVMVGDTMYTDIIGGVEMGYQTVLVLSGGTKESEVDLYSYKPTHIIPSIAELPELLPEAFRPVELKAKAS, from the coding sequence ATGTCTTACCCTTACGGTTTCTTATTGGATATGGACGGTGTTGTTTATCGCGGTTCGACACCCATACCCGGTGCAGTTGAGGTTATCAACCGCATGATCACAAATCATATACCCGTGCTTTTCCTTACCAACAACAGCCAGAAAACCCGTCGCGATATAGCCTACAAACTGAATAAAATGGGAATCAAAGCAACGGAAAAACATATTTTTACCTGCGCCATGTCAACTGCTCGTTTCCTGGCCACGCAAAAGCCCAATGGAACCGCATTTGTTATTGGCGAAGGGGGTTTAAGTTTGGCCCTGCATGCCAGCGGGTTTTCGATTGTCGATGAGAACCCCGATTATGTCGTGGTGGGCGAAGGACGATTACTCAACTTTGAAACCTTGGAAAAAGCCACCCGCTTTGTGGCGAACGGCGCGAGACTGGTTGCCACCAATTTGGATGCAAGCTGCCCCACCGAAGACGGCATTCGACCCGGTTGCGGTGCGATTACCGCCATGATCGAAAAAGCTACGGGAAGACAGGCCTTCTACCTGGGAAAACCCAGCGGAATTATGATGCGGCTTGCACGGAAGGAGCTGGGCTTACGCACCGAAGATGTGGTGATGGTGGGTGATACCATGTATACCGATATTATCGGCGGCGTGGAAATGGGCTATCAAACCGTACTGGTTCTTTCTGGTGGCACGAAAGAAAGCGAAGTGGATCTGTACTCTTACAAACCCACGCACATCATTCCTAGCATTGCCGAATTGCCGGAACTTTTACCCGAAGCCTTTCGCCCGGTGGAATTGAAGGCAAAGGCGAGTTAA
- the trkA gene encoding Trk system potassium transporter TrkA: MKIIILGAGRVGGTLAANLANEDNDITVVDANEGYLRELRDRIDIGVVHGQASHPEVLLRAGIEDADMLIAVTGVDEINMVACQIAHSLFRTPTKIARIRSQAYSNHEGLFRSDAIPVDVIISPEQIVSDYLYRLIEQPGALQVLDFADGAVQLVAVKAYYGGPLVGQELRFLRKHMPNVDTRVAAIYRRNRPIPPTGNTVIEADDEVFFIAARADIRAVMSELRRLDRPYKRIIIAGGGNIGQRLAEKLENNYSVKVIEANRERSLELTESLTNSIVLTGNSSNQELLQEENIEDTDVFLAVTNSDEANIMSSLLAKRMGARKVLTLISNPAYADLVQNSEIDITISPQLATIGTLLTHVRRGDIVNVHSLRRGAAEAIEVIAHGDSKTSRVVGHAIEDIDLPEGATIGAVVRESDTGQSAAGSIRGAEMALSMGGGGSSRQIVQEVLIAHDDVVIESGDHVIVFLTDKRYTRDIERLFQVGFTFF; this comes from the coding sequence ATGAAAATTATTATTCTCGGCGCAGGACGTGTCGGTGGAACACTAGCCGCCAACCTGGCTAATGAAGACAACGATATTACTGTTGTTGATGCCAACGAGGGTTATCTGCGCGAGCTGCGCGACCGCATCGATATTGGCGTGGTGCACGGCCAGGCCTCCCACCCCGAGGTGCTGCTGCGGGCCGGTATTGAAGACGCCGATATGCTTATCGCCGTTACGGGCGTGGATGAGATCAATATGGTTGCTTGCCAGATTGCCCACAGCCTGTTTCGAACCCCCACCAAGATTGCCCGCATTCGCTCACAGGCATACTCCAACCACGAGGGTCTTTTCCGCAGCGACGCCATTCCCGTCGATGTCATTATCAGCCCCGAGCAAATTGTTTCCGACTATCTCTATCGCCTGATCGAACAACCTGGCGCCTTGCAGGTGCTGGATTTTGCCGACGGCGCCGTCCAACTGGTGGCAGTAAAGGCCTACTATGGTGGCCCACTAGTGGGGCAAGAGCTGCGCTTTTTACGCAAGCATATGCCCAATGTTGATACCCGCGTTGCCGCCATTTACCGGCGCAACCGCCCCATTCCCCCCACCGGAAATACCGTGATTGAAGCGGATGACGAGGTGTTTTTTATCGCCGCGAGGGCAGATATTCGCGCCGTGATGAGTGAATTGCGCCGTTTGGACCGCCCCTATAAACGCATCATTATTGCGGGCGGAGGCAATATCGGACAGCGCCTGGCGGAAAAGCTTGAAAATAACTATTCGGTAAAAGTAATCGAAGCCAATAGAGAACGAAGTCTGGAACTGACTGAGAGCCTCACCAACAGCATTGTGCTCACCGGCAACTCCTCTAACCAGGAATTGCTGCAGGAAGAAAATATTGAAGACACCGATGTATTCCTAGCGGTCACCAACTCAGACGAAGCCAACATTATGTCGTCCCTACTCGCCAAGCGCATGGGCGCACGAAAAGTACTGACACTTATCAGTAATCCGGCCTACGCCGATTTAGTCCAGAACAGCGAAATCGATATCACCATTTCGCCACAGTTAGCGACCATTGGCACCCTTTTGACGCACGTTCGTCGCGGTGACATTGTCAATGTTCACTCATTAAGGCGCGGCGCAGCAGAGGCTATCGAGGTTATCGCCCACGGGGATTCAAAAACATCAAGGGTTGTCGGCCACGCCATCGAAGATATCGATCTACCCGAAGGTGCGACCATTGGTGCCGTTGTACGCGAATCTGATACCGGGCAGAGCGCGGCCGGAAGTATCCGCGGGGCCGAAATGGCGCTAAGCATGGGTGGTGGTGGCAGTAGCCGGCAAATCGTGCAGGAAGTCTTGATTGCCCACGATGATGTGGTGATTGAATCCGGCGACCATGTGATCGTATTCCTTACTGACAAACGCTACACCCGCGATATTGAACGTCTCTTCCAAGTCGGATTTACTTTTTTCTAA
- the fmt gene encoding methionyl-tRNA formyltransferase — MNILFAGTPEFAARHLQALLDSEHELVAVYTQPDRPAGRGKKLTPSPVKQLALSAGIPVRQPASLKSAEAQQELAAFQPDVMIVVAYGLLLPQQVLDAPKLGCLNVHASLLPRWRGAAPIQRAIEAGDTESGVTIMQMDIGLDTGDMLLKARSVITSEDNAASLHDKLAAQGPSALLETLSLLDKGDTQAEKQNDALANYAHKIDKAEAKINWREPAELIARKVRAFNPFPVCFTTLNGERLKIHTAETSPIGTDAAPGTVLAADRKHFHVACGEGVLMISRLQLPGKKAMSLDEFANGHSHLCPTGTLLGEQT; from the coding sequence TTGAACATTCTATTTGCCGGAACTCCCGAGTTTGCCGCCCGTCACCTGCAAGCCTTGCTCGACAGCGAGCATGAGTTGGTTGCCGTATACACTCAACCAGATAGACCCGCTGGCCGCGGCAAAAAACTGACTCCCAGCCCGGTAAAGCAATTGGCTCTTTCTGCCGGAATTCCGGTACGCCAACCCGCTAGCCTCAAGTCCGCTGAGGCCCAGCAGGAACTGGCCGCATTTCAGCCCGATGTAATGATAGTCGTCGCCTATGGACTGCTGTTGCCACAACAGGTGCTGGATGCTCCGAAGCTCGGCTGCCTGAATGTTCACGCATCCCTGCTGCCTCGCTGGCGCGGTGCGGCTCCGATTCAGAGAGCAATTGAAGCTGGCGACACTGAATCCGGCGTAACCATTATGCAAATGGATATCGGCCTCGATACCGGCGATATGCTGCTAAAAGCTCGCAGCGTAATCACCAGCGAAGATAATGCCGCCAGCCTTCATGACAAACTGGCTGCACAGGGGCCTTCCGCACTGCTGGAAACACTCTCGCTACTCGATAAGGGCGACACTCAAGCAGAGAAACAGAATGACGCCCTGGCAAATTACGCACACAAAATCGACAAGGCCGAGGCCAAAATTAACTGGCGGGAGCCCGCCGAGCTTATTGCCCGTAAAGTTCGCGCCTTCAACCCTTTCCCTGTGTGCTTTACCACTCTTAATGGCGAGCGACTGAAAATTCACACCGCTGAAACCAGCCCCATCGGCACCGATGCGGCGCCCGGCACCGTGCTAGCCGCCGACCGCAAGCACTTTCATGTGGCCTGCGGTGAAGGCGTACTGATGATCAGCCGCCTGCAACTGCCAGGGAAAAAGGCCATGTCTCTGGATGAGTTTGCCAACGGCCATAGCCATCTGTGTCCGACCGGTACGCTGCTGGGCGAGCAAACCTAA
- a CDS encoding lysophospholipid acyltransferase family protein, with protein MSRIKARIILGLLTLLGWMSLSVAHFLGAGIGRLAWRLNPREVKVTHRNIELCFPELSEYEQRQMVRASVLESAKLSIEILLVWQKPREWLMKRVVAVKGAELFVGEEGDQRGVILLAPHIGNWEVLGLYASTLRDMVSLYQPPKQAFLEPLMTKGREKYGAKLLPTDVKGVAGVLKFLKRGAASGILPDQVPADAGGRFANFFGQPAFTMTLICRLIEKTGCRVVAGAALRRPGGFEVVFQDVPQEIFSKDEETAVTAMNKAVEEVVALCPEQYQWEYKRFRKALPGEESVYRDLL; from the coding sequence GTGAGCCGTATCAAAGCCCGAATTATTCTTGGACTACTGACTCTGTTGGGGTGGATGTCGCTATCGGTTGCACATTTTCTGGGTGCTGGAATTGGCCGTTTAGCTTGGCGCCTGAACCCGCGAGAGGTCAAGGTAACGCACCGTAATATCGAATTGTGTTTTCCAGAATTGAGTGAATACGAGCAGCGACAAATGGTGCGAGCCAGCGTGCTGGAATCGGCCAAACTGTCGATAGAAATTTTACTGGTCTGGCAAAAGCCCCGTGAGTGGTTGATGAAGCGGGTGGTCGCTGTAAAGGGCGCCGAGTTGTTTGTGGGTGAAGAGGGCGACCAGCGTGGCGTCATTTTACTCGCCCCCCATATTGGCAATTGGGAAGTGTTGGGGCTTTATGCCTCTACGTTACGGGATATGGTTAGCCTCTACCAACCTCCCAAACAGGCCTTTCTTGAGCCCTTGATGACAAAAGGTCGTGAAAAGTATGGTGCCAAATTATTACCTACCGATGTTAAAGGCGTGGCGGGGGTTTTAAAGTTTTTAAAGCGTGGTGCCGCGAGCGGCATACTTCCCGACCAAGTACCTGCGGATGCAGGAGGGCGGTTTGCCAATTTTTTCGGCCAGCCCGCATTTACCATGACCTTGATCTGCCGCCTAATTGAAAAGACCGGTTGCCGTGTTGTAGCCGGAGCCGCGCTTCGCAGACCGGGTGGCTTTGAAGTGGTTTTTCAGGATGTTCCCCAGGAAATATTTAGCAAAGATGAAGAAACAGCCGTTACAGCGATGAATAAAGCGGTGGAAGAGGTGGTGGCGCTGTGCCCAGAACAGTATCAGTGGGAGTACAAACGGTTTAGAAAAGCATTGCCGGGTGAAGAGAGTGTCTATCGGGACCTCCTATAA
- the rsmB gene encoding 16S rRNA (cytosine(967)-C(5))-methyltransferase RsmB, which produces MSDRYAAGRANLSVASPNIRALAARTLAPVIAKGQSLSALFEPALEKVDAKDRGLFQQLCFGTLRQYYQLQAIANQLLDKPLRSKDCDVSVLILLGLFQILHLRTPDHAAISETVNASRKLKKPWASKLINGLLRNFLRNRSDIESQLAKNPEYTFSHPQWFIDKLVKSWPEHYQAILQSNNQQPPVCLRVNQQQTDREQYLQQLRELPIAAEPLATNSTGIRLLESADIRSLPGFTQGHFSVQDEAAQLAAELLNLQPQQRVLDACAAPGGKSCHILEREPALKELLCVDLEATRMERVKQNLQRLQLSASLKVADVGKLKIWWDGVPFDRILLDAPCSATGVIRRHPDIKLLRRESDLAKLGALQLELLKTLWQTLLPGGELVYATCSVLPDENESIIQQFLKQQPDAQHQTINATWGLGRPFGRQLFPQAGGHDGFYYARLYKAL; this is translated from the coding sequence GTGTCCGACCGGTACGCTGCTGGGCGAGCAAACCTAAGCGTGGCCAGCCCCAATATTCGTGCACTCGCCGCCCGCACCCTCGCGCCCGTTATCGCTAAAGGGCAATCCCTCTCCGCCCTTTTCGAACCGGCGCTGGAAAAAGTAGACGCCAAAGACCGCGGCCTGTTTCAGCAACTCTGCTTTGGAACTCTGCGCCAGTATTACCAACTGCAAGCCATTGCCAATCAATTGCTCGATAAACCCTTGCGCAGTAAAGACTGCGATGTATCGGTTCTGATTCTGCTCGGTCTGTTTCAAATACTGCACCTGCGCACTCCGGATCACGCGGCTATTTCAGAAACGGTAAACGCCAGCCGCAAACTGAAAAAGCCCTGGGCCAGCAAATTGATTAACGGCCTGCTGCGCAATTTTTTACGCAATCGCAGCGATATCGAATCACAGCTGGCGAAAAACCCGGAATACACCTTTAGCCACCCACAGTGGTTTATCGATAAGCTTGTCAAAAGCTGGCCAGAGCATTATCAAGCCATACTGCAATCCAACAATCAGCAGCCGCCGGTTTGTTTACGTGTAAACCAACAACAGACAGACCGCGAGCAGTACCTACAGCAACTTCGCGAATTACCTATAGCTGCCGAGCCGCTCGCGACAAATAGCACCGGTATACGCCTGCTGGAAAGTGCGGATATTCGCAGCCTGCCGGGGTTCACCCAAGGCCATTTTTCGGTTCAAGATGAAGCCGCACAACTGGCTGCCGAGCTATTAAACTTGCAACCACAGCAACGGGTACTGGATGCCTGTGCTGCGCCCGGGGGGAAAAGCTGCCATATTCTCGAACGTGAACCCGCCCTAAAAGAACTGCTATGTGTCGACCTCGAAGCCACTCGCATGGAACGTGTTAAGCAAAACCTGCAGCGTTTGCAGTTATCTGCTAGCTTAAAAGTCGCAGATGTAGGCAAGCTGAAAATCTGGTGGGATGGCGTCCCTTTTGATCGTATTTTGCTTGATGCCCCCTGCTCTGCCACCGGCGTAATTCGTCGTCACCCGGATATAAAACTACTGCGCCGCGAAAGCGATCTTGCTAAGCTTGGCGCGCTGCAACTCGAATTATTAAAAACACTGTGGCAAACACTGTTACCTGGCGGCGAACTGGTATATGCAACCTGTTCGGTTTTGCCCGATGAAAATGAAAGCATCATCCAACAGTTTCTAAAGCAGCAGCCAGATGCCCAGCATCAAACCATTAATGCCACCTGGGGGCTGGGACGTCCGTTCGGTCGACAACTGTTCCCTCAGGCCGGCGGTCACGATGGTTTTTACTATGCTCGGCTCTATAAAGCTCTATAA